The Alkalihalobacillus sp. LMS6 genomic interval AGCCATGAGTTGACAATTTTCAGAAAGCGATTGCTTAAATGTTCGTGTGTTGTGCGCAATGGCATCAAGATTGATTTCGGCATAGGTGTCACGGTAGCTTGATGTCTTCATTCTCGATCTTCCTTTCGTATACAAGAAAGCCCCTCATCATACGATGCAGGGGCTTTAGCGTGCTATAGAGGATTTATGCTTTTACCGGAGTTTTTGCTAATGCATCTGCTACGGAAACAAGCTCATATCCAAGGTCACGTGCAACAGCACTATACGTAACATCACCGTTTGCAACGTTTAATCCAAGAGCAAGAGCTGGGTTGTCTGCTAATGCTTGTTGAACTCCTTTGTTTGCGATTTGAAGCGCATAAGGAATCGTTACGTTGGTAAGTCCAAGTGTTGATGTACGAGGCACAGCACCAGGCATGTTCGCTACAGCGTAATGAACTACACCATGCTTCGTGTATGTTGGGTTATCATGAGTTGTAATTTTATCTACAGTTTCAATGATACCACCTTGGTCAATAGCAACGTCAACGACAACGGATCCTGGATTCATTGATTTAATCATTTCTTCTGTTACAAGTTTAGGGGCTTTTGCTCCTGGAATTAAAACAGCGCCAATCACAAGATCAGAATCTTTTACTGCTTCAGCGATATTTAAAGGATTGGACATTAATGTTTGGATGTCATTTCCGAACTGGTCATCGATTTGACGAAGACGATCCGCACTCAAGTCGATTAACGTTACGTCAGCACCTAGACCAACCGCAATTTTCGCTGCGTTCGTTCCAACAACTCCGCCACCGATAACCGTT includes:
- the ald gene encoding alanine dehydrogenase; this encodes MIIGIPREIKNNENRVAITPAGVVALTKAGHQILVEQNAGVGSSFEDVDYTAAGATIIPEAKDVWAQSDMIMKVKEPLSSEYGYFREGLILFTYLHLAAEAELAQALVDSGVIAIAYETVEVNRTLPLLTPMSEVAGRMASQIGAQFLEKLKGGKGILLSGVPGVKRGKVTVIGGGVVGTNAAKIAVGLGADVTLIDLSADRLRQIDDQFGNDIQTLMSNPLNIAEAVKDSDLVIGAVLIPGAKAPKLVTEEMIKSMNPGSVVVDVAIDQGGIIETVDKITTHDNPTYTKHGVVHYAVANMPGAVPRTSTLGLTNVTIPYALQIANKGVQQALADNPALALGLNVANGDVTYSAVARDLGYELVSVADALAKTPVKA